The sequence below is a genomic window from Macaca fascicularis isolate 582-1 chromosome 3, T2T-MFA8v1.1.
ACCAAACAGCAGGGAAACGGCACCTCGGAAAAACTCATGAAGTCCACAGAAATCCTCCGTTCTGCCCTTAATCTGAAGGGCCCTGGGGTTCCTCTTTCCCCACCCCTCTCAGACTCTCTCCCACTGCAGAGTCCTCAGCCGTACCTGGGATATAAATGGCGCCACCATTGCACCAATGCGACACAGGGAGCCGCTGATTCCCATCCCCAAAGCACGCATAGTGGTGGGGTAGACCTGCAGGGAGAGGCATAGAAAGTACCAGTCAGATAATGTCCGTCCTTCCCCGagccctcctcttcccctttcctccccaggTCAGGCTTTGGAATGCATGCATTACCAAACACAGTTACAGAATATGGAGCGGAAGGTGTTCATTTTCTCAGGTACACAACTTTGAATTTTTGGGACAATATCAGcaaaaaataaagacttcaaaattatcctttaaatgAGCAAATTCCAAAAATGTGTTTCACTGAATAttccaaatataattttagaaagacaagctctggaatcagacagaaGAGCGCCACTTCagaactataaatatataaaagtgatTCTACTGAATGGGAAGAAAATACTCCTCAAAGATCCGATGAAGTCTTCAATACAAATACAGCTAAGAGAATTAACCAGAGGGCCAGGTACTTGCCATACCATTCCCTGTGctcttatttttacttcttttcttttttaaaattagagatgggatcttactatgttggccatactggtcttgaacatctggcctcagcaatcctcccacctcaacctcccaaagtgctgggattagaggcatgagctaccatacctggccccTGTGTTCTTGTTAAATTCCCTAGCCTCTTTGCTGTTGCAGAATCTTACAgcatttccctccctccctccctccctccctcccttccttcctttcctccctccctccctccttcctcccttcctcccttcctccctccagagtctcatcactctgtcacccaggctggagcacaatggtgcaattttggctcactgcaacatccaccttctgggttcaagcgattcacctgcctcagcctcccaagtagctgggattacaggcgtgcaccactgcgcctggctaatttttgtatttttagttggtcGGGAGGGGGtctttccatgttggccaggctggtcttgaactcctgaccttaggtgatctgccagcctcagcctcccaaagggttagcattacaggcatgagccaccatgcccagccctttttaacattttattaaatttttattttatagagacaatgtctcgctatgttgcccagactggtatcaaactcctgggctccagcgatcttcctgcctcagcctcccaaagtgctgggattacaggtatgagcctccatgcccagccatatTCTACTTTCTTGCTGCAACTTGTTGATATTTATAGTAAAATCTAATTGGTTTTTCATTGATTCAGAATTCTTAAAGGAACCGGAAGTTTAATAAGTCAGCAAGTCTTATTGAATAAATAGAATTGTAGGGAGAATACTTTCTAGGAAAGAATGGTTTCTCAAAATGTTGGAACATGTTCTTAGTGctataaaatactgacaaaacaGGTTTATCAACTCTCTAAGGCAAAGCATGTAGCCCCCTTTAGTTGCCCACATCTTTGCCACCATCTGTCAAATGCAAAAAGCAAGATGCTTTCCGCCTCACAGGACACTGCTATATTTACAGGAGAAGGTCTGGGGGTGGAATATCTTTATGCGGagctttcttattttctgaaaaatgaggTTGCTATGACTGAAAATAATGAATTCAGGTGATGGCTTCTTTGCTGTAATACTGACATAGTCTTTTGTTCACATTGTGAGTCACCTGGAAGATGGAATAACAGAAAACTATCATTTTTAGTTATAcatcttttttgaaaaacaatataaaaaataaaatactggccgtgtgtggtggctcacgcctgtaatcccagcactttgggaggccgaggcgggcggataatgaggtcaggagatcaagaaagaccatcctggctaacacagtgaaaccctgtctctactgaaaatacaaaaaattagccaggtgtggtggtgggcgcctgtagtcccagctactcaggaggctgaggcaggagaatggtgtgaacctgggatgtggagcttgcagtgagccgagatcgcaccactgcactccagcctgggcaacagagcaagactcggtctcaaataaataaataaataataaataaataaaatacttagaaatgacCCTCAAAATGAGCAAATTCCAAAATATGTTTGACCGTCCATCTCAAACGCAATTCTAGAAGCATACCATGTTACTCATAGATTTTTTTGgtttataaatttagaaaataactttagatttgtttttttttttaattatgcaaaCTTACTTTCTTAACTATGCAAAATTACTTAaagtcagtaattttttttttctttctttttgagactgagtctgtcaccaggctggagtgcagtggtgtgatttcaactcactgcaacctttgcctcccaggttcacacaattctcctgcctcagccacccaagtagctgggattacaggcacccgccaccatgcctggataatttttgcatttttaatagagatggagtttcaccatgttggccaggctggtctcaaactcctggtgtcaagtgatccacctgcttcagcctcccaaagtgctgggattacaggcatgagccaccgcacccaattaatttttattctaggAATTTCATGTTGTAATTCCTTCCACTGTCCATCAAGTTCACCTTTGTTCCCCTACAGAGCTGGAGTAAAATTTATCGTCAAAAGATCTTCAAGTTAGCCCTTTTTAATAGAACTGATACTTAATTCAGTTGTCCTGTCAGCccataattcttttattttggcTTCTTTCATCTCCTTTTAATATGGATATACTGATGAAGACTTCAAAATTCACCAAAAATCTTTGGGATCTAATTTCTTCAACCAATTTACTGTAGGGTCATTTTCGGAGTAGGTAGATCTGCCTCGTTCTCCATTTGATGCCCTCTGTGAATATGCGTGAGTTCAAATCATATTCATTCCTAAGCTATCACAGCTCAAGAAGAGTACAGACCTGTGGAATATGTCAATACCTTTAACCCCAGACATCACGTTCTCAAGATAAAagcctttaaaacaaaaagtcatcTTGATATATCAAGTCAACATGAAATTGGAATACAAAATGGATATAGCTGAGATTTTCCTCATATATTATGCTTTTAAACTCTCTATTTGATAGTCCTAgaaccaaactttttttttttttttttttaatttagaggcagggtctaactttgctgcccaggctggagtacagtggtgctatcagaactcactgcagcctccaactcctgggctcaagcaatcctcctgcctcagcctccctttccTACGTAGCTacaattacaggtgcatgcccctacccctggctactttttaatttttgtggagatggggttttagtttccttgccaggctggtcttgaactcctggcttcaagtgattatcccacctcagcctcccaaattcagggattgcaggcatgagccactgtgcccagcctggaaccAACCTTTATGGTTATCAATACTCCAATCATTTTAAGTGTCTCAGGTATCATAATACCCCTTCTTATTTATAGTAAAACTTATACTGAACAATGAGTTCCGGATTGCAAAAGAGGATTGATTTTTTTGTACCTGTCTATAAGTCAACTTTAGATTTTGTTCATGGAACTAAATGAAGTATTATGTATAACTCGAACATCTCATAGCTTTCTATTTTTGTCTCTGTGTGGGAGAAAAAGTACTTTTCTCTGCGGGTTTAATGGTTTTTGACATGCCAAATCTTTAATCGCAATAGACTTCCCCATTTCCTGCCATGAAGCTGAAGGCAGCTGTATCAGTGTCTAAAGCACTGTTTCCTGTAGCTCAATGAATGACAAAACCACTTAAAATACTGTTAAGTTCCCTATTCAAATATTGTTTCATTTCCAGGAATACAGGTTCTTTAAAGTGGGGGGTTTATGAGGAAAACTCCAGCTACCTCAGGCAGTACCTTGCACATAGATGTATTAATTCAATAACTTAATACAGAATAAATCAAGATTATATTCAGATTTAAGCTACATGCAGCAAATAACAGATGGAGGGAAAGGGATCttccaaaagaataaaagtgaaaaatgtattctaatttcaaaaagagagaaaggaagttcTACATTTGACAGCAACGTGTTGCTACCTATTACTTCTGGGAGCCTAGTGCCAGGGCAAGGAGGTGGTTTTTCCATGCAAGCTAtttaaagaaaggaggaagatcCTGTCTTCCAGAGATTGGCTTTCAATAGACTGAACGGGGAAGGGGAAATTCACACCAAATAAACTTCTGGTGTCTTTTTAACAGATTGTTTTTAGAAAATCATCAAAAGTCAACAGAAACCAGGGATACATTACCTTTGGATGGACACCCTAAGTAGCTCACCTTAGACACCCTGTTGTAAGCAAGCCCTGCATGAAAACTCACCTCAGCTGTGTAAATGTAGATAGTGTTGAAGTTTGCAGCTACCAGGGCCCTCAGCATGAAGAGGAAGCCAATCAGGCCGGCACTACAAAACAGGAAGCGGAGAGAAATGATAAAAGGCAGCATGGAGGACCACCTCCCATGGCCCAGTTCCAAGTGCACTGTGGATGATAAGACACACCCACAGATAACTCAGAAACCGAGGGAGGTGCTGCTTCTCAGCTGGCCTGATTGTGGGGTCCTTAAGCAAACCTCCTTCCAATCTTACTCCCCCCGCtgccctctcctttccccagtgCTGCCATTCGGCCTGGCCCCTCACGTTAGCACacctgctgggcacggtggttcacacctgtaatccctgcactttgggaggccgagagagttagatcacttgaggccaggagttcaagactagcctcagcaacatagtaagactttttttttttttccttttttttttttttttttttaagacagagtctggctctgttacccaacctggggtgcagtggcacgatcatggctcactgcagcctcagcctctcaggctcaagtgatcctcccacctcagcctcttgggtagctgggactacaggcatcaacaaccacactcagctaatttttgtattttttgtagagatggggttttgccatgttgtccaagctgatcttgaactcctgggctcaagtgatctacccgcctcagtctcccaaagttctgggattactggtatgagccaccaaatttttttttcaattgacccagcatggtggtgtgtgcctgtaatcctagctactcaagaggctgaggcaggaggatggcttgagcccaggagttagaggctgcagtgagcggagatcgcattactgcattccagcctgggtgacaaggtgagagactctgtctcaaagaataaaaaaaaaaattagcacacCTGCTGCTACCATCCCCTGGAAAACAGTGCAGAGAACTTGTAGAATAAATGATACATATCAGAGCTCAGGTCACTCCAGGACTGCAAATTAAGAGTGAAATGAGCAGAAGGCTCAAATAAGCACACTGTTTGTATTACTAAACTTTCTTGGCACTGGTTCAAATAATGTGATAAACAACCAGTGCCCCGATTCTCCAGGAAGCATTACATAACGATCCTCAATGTTTTGGTAGGTAAAGTGAGTACACCATCATTGGCACCCATAATCCTGTGATAGCTGGAGGAAGATGGGGTCTGTAGGAAGAGGGAAGGGGGTAGTAGGGAACAGGCAAGACCATTCTAGTCAAACAAGCAGCCCACTCTCCACTCTCCTGGGTGAAAGGGACTTGTCCGTGAAACTACTGAACACCATGGGTCAGGAGACTCCATTTAGAAACCACTGCAAAAAACCTGAAGCAACTAACCAGAAAATACCTTGAAGTGCAAATgttgaggagaaggaagaataaagcCGTGCATCCCATGGTAATGGAAAGGCTCAGCCGTCTTCCCAGGAAATTGATGCCCAGGATATTTAAAGGATTCACTAGAAAGCAAACAGTAAAGATAATTTCTGGAACCTTGGAAGGCAAGTGGCATATTGCAACACTGGCATGGATTCATTCTTGTCGTTTCAGAAAGAAGCAACATCATCCAAACCTCATGAGTATTCCAGCCAAAATCCAGTCACGTTGTCATCAATTTCAAGACTTTTTACATATACTTTACCCACGTGGGTCCAGGAAATATAAGCACTGGTGCCCAGGATATTTATTATATCATGCAGGTCTATTGTAGATTGCCAGCTTGCCAGGcctatattttaagtgttttctatGTTTTCATCAAATTCAAGgtgcctttgatttttttttcatcggCTCAATTTAATATTCAGCCACTGATTTTTAAGTACCATCATTTTatgtctactaaaatagaaataatgctGTCAATTGCAATCTAACAAGCCATTGTAAGCCACATTccaatttcagagatgttaacaTGTAAGGGCGAAAAAAACACCTTACAATTGATAGAATACAGCACTTCAAAGCTCTACTCCTCCAGACTTCTCTTGCCAACACCAATCCAAATTGGAGATTTTTCAGCACTACTTTGTGACTTACTCAGTTCTGCTAGGCAGGAGCAGCATCACAGCATCACACTTCTCTCAGCTAAGACTCAAGTGCACATACACCACCCAAGACAGAGACCCGACATGCAGAGGGACACTTACGAGCAATTTCACCGATGGTGCTGATGATCATGGTCCGATAGTCAGAGGGTGCAAACATGTGGCAGTAGCAGGGGCTCTGGCTCTCCCCTGAGTCGCCCCCAGTCACCACCACCTCAGAGTCTGCCTTTGAACCACAGACCAGGTCCCGCTCCAGCAGCTCAGCACTGGCCAGGATAACCCCATAGTAGGCAAAAGAGATTCCGAGCCTGGAAGTGAGAAAAGAATGTCACTAGCAAACGCTGAGACCAGACCTGAAGGATGAGTGGGGAGGGGATACCAAGTGGAACGTGCAGCATGTGGAAAGCAAAGAGAGCAGAAAGTCAGGTTCAGATGCCACACAGAGCATTTGTGGAAGTATCTCTTACACATCATACAGATGTACACATGCCTGTTGGGTGTAAACCTAGGAGCGGAATTGCTGGGCCATAGTATACACATACTTCCAGCTGTAATAGAGACCTccagtttttcaaagtggctgtactaatttgaACTCCAGTCAGCTGTGTATGAAAATTCCAGTTACAgccacgtgcggtggctcacacctgtaatcctagcactttgggaggctgaggtgggtggatcacaaggtcaggagatcgagaccatcctggctaacacagtgaaaccctgtctctactaaaaatacaaaaaataagccgggtatggtggcgggcgcctgtagtcgcagctactccagaggctgaggcaggagaatggcgtgaacccaggaggcggagtttgcagtgagccgagatcgcgccactgcactccaacctgggaaactgcgagactccatctcaaaaaaaaaaaaaaaaaaagaaaaaaaagaaaattccagttaCTTTGCCTCCTTCTCAACCcttggtattgtcagtttttcattttagccattctcttGCACTGGCAGATTTGTAATGGTATCTTGttgggttttaatttgcatttccctggcaACTTTAAGGTTGAACATGTTTTGATGTGTTTATCTGGTATACGTTTTTGGTGAAGTGCCTGTTCAAGTCTCTTGCCTATTTCTAAATTAGgctgttggccgggcatggtggctcattcctgtcatcccagcactttgggaggttaaggcaggaagactgcttgaggccaggagtttcagaccagcctgggcaacaaagcaagacccattctacaaaagcaaaataaaataaagtttaaaacttaaaaaattttaaaaaacttaaactgagttgtctattttttcctgttaaaaaaattatatgtctaatatatagcatattttatatatatgtgtgtgtgcgcgcacgtgtgtgtatatatatataatttgctgGAAATATACATTGCAAATTTCTTCTTCCCATGGATGGCTTACCTTTCAGGctcttcatgatttttttttttttttgaggcaaagtttcattctgtcacccaggctcgagtgcagtggcacaatcttggctcactgcaacttccacctcctgggttcaagcgattctcttgcctcggcctcccaagtagctgggattacaggcacccaccaccacacccagctaatttttttgcatttttagtggaaacagggtttctccatgttggccaggctggtctcgaactcctgacctcaggtgatctgcccgtctcagtctcccaaagtgctgggattacaggcgtgagctaccacatccagccttcTTCATGATATCTTGACACTGTTCCTAAGTTCataatttaatgtattaaaaCTCATCAATCTTTTCCTTTAGAGTTAGCATGTTTTCATCCTGTTTAGAAAATCTTTGCTTACTCAAGGTCATGCTGCAGAGAAATGAAACACAGAGGGTACCACAAGAGTCTGTGCCATTGGACTTAATGATTGGTGACTTCAAAGGACAAGTTTCTGTCATGTGGTGAGGAAAAAGACCAGGCTGCAAAAGTTAGGAAGTGAGCTCATATGCtcataagaaaaattttaaaattggttgAAGACAATTAGGGATTTTTCCTCtatctgtctatgtatctatttacttatttagtgGTAGTGGTGTTTGTAGAATGACAAGACATTGCTTGTCTTTGTAATATTTGGAGTTGGTCTTATGTTTTTCTCCCCAGTGGCACTCACATAGATTTACTTAAATAGGCTTCCTCCCAATGCCTCTATTTAAAActagttttgaaataattacactcttaccatatgacccagatcTGTAACGTGGTCCGTAAATATTTAGCATCCAATAGGTCTGCaaatcttcctcttttttcctggGGTAATAATGAAAAGAGGGAGACAGAATATACTCAGCAGGTTAAGGATGAACGAAAGTTTCCACTGTTTTCGATCACAGAAGATGAGAATCATATTGGAGCATGGTGGCCTGGGATAACCACTCAGCTCCTATGAATACAGCTGACACAAACCCAGAGATAATTGCTTTAAACACATCTGTCTCAGCCAGATCTGTCTTTTGGCTTTTTCTTATCATTGACAATTACCAAAGTTCACTGAACTTAAGATCCTAACCTTTTGCTCTTCCTCTGCTCACCAGCACTGgtgcgggggtggggagggtagGAGGACACATGCAAAGTAACTGTGAAACTGATGAGAGATTCTTCTAAAATTAGCATTAAAACGAAAACTCTTATATTAAAAGAATATGAGACTTGTTAAGAAAACAACGGCATCAAGTTGAAAAAGGACAGAAtgcctaatttctttttctgtctttaaggGGTGTAGTTAGCAAAAGTTCTTGTCCATAGTACCTATTCAATACCTTTGGATAAAAACAAGTAacaatgggctgggtgtggtggctcacgcctgtaatcctagcactttgggaggccaaggcaggtggatcacctgaggtcgggagctcaataccagcctgaccaacatggcgaaagcccatctctactaaaaagacaaaaattagccgggcatggtggagcatgcctgtaatcccagctacttgggaggctgaggcaggagaatcgcttgaacccaggaggcggaggtagcagagagccgacatcacgccattgcactccagcctgggcaacaagagtgaaactccatctcaaaaaaagaaaaaaaaaaaaaacaaggaagagttACCTGATGGCACAGTAATCGATTTTTATGTAAAGCTAGGAATGCTTCAGATGAGGGCACGCCATTGAAAACCAACAGCTCTTTTCTCAGAAAgagacctgggattacaggctctttCTAGAGACACCGGGAATGTGGTCCTTTGGTGCCCCAGATTTTGTTATCACAGAAAGTTAGAGTTTGAAGGTAACTTAGAGGCCTTTTGCTCcaatggttaatttttaatttttgtggggcacatagtaggtatgtctatttatggggtacatgagctGTTTCGATACAGCtcatgaaataagcacatcatggaaaatggggtacccatcccctcaagcatcTATCCTTCAagttacaaacaacccaattatgtACCTCaagttattctaaaatgtacaattattattaactatactcactgttttgctatcaaatagtaagtcttattctattttttctggcacacattaaccatccccacctccccttaTGCTTCCACTACTCTTCCCAATCTGACCAAGGCCTGTCGCACATTCCCACATCTGGTCTCAGCGCTCATCTCCTGGGGCCTGCAgtgccctctcccctccccaaaggcttttttccttttttttt
It includes:
- the SVOPL gene encoding putative transporter SVOPL isoform X3; this encodes MVFFGYMVFSILFGLLADRYGRWKILLISFLWGAYFSLLTSFAPSYVWFVFLRTMVGCGVSGHSQGLIIKTEFLPTKYRGYMLPLSQVFWLAGSLLIIGLASVVIPTIGWRWLIRIASIPGIILIMAFKFIPESARFNVSTGNTQAAVATLEHIAKMNCSVMPEGKLVEPVLEKRGRFADLLDAKYLRTTLQIWVIWLGISFAYYGVILASAELLERDLVCGSKADSEVVVTGGDSGESQSPCYCHMFAPSDYRTMIISTIGEIALNPLNILGINFLGRRLSLSITMGCTALFFLLLNICTSSAGLIGFLFMLRALVAANFNTIYIYTAEVYPTTMRALGMGISGSLCRIGAMVAPFISQQIK